A stretch of Methanotorris formicicus Mc-S-70 DNA encodes these proteins:
- a CDS encoding class II glutamine amidotransferase, producing the protein MCGIIGFISREQKLISGEKIATALNCLRERGNGKGAGYVGYGIYPKYSDKYAIHVFLDPKDCDEIREKVKYTLEKYGYVVKDEEIPVEEGVLDKEFVSWRFFYEFDERYKLFEEDKMVELVMEINDKIDGAFVFSSGKNLGVFKAAAWPHEVAEYFKIDKYKGWMWISHARYPTNTRGWWGGAHPFNLLNWSVVHNGEITSYGTNKRYVESFGYKCKLLTDTEVVTYLLDLLVRKHKLPIEYAATALAPRFWDEIERMPEEEKKVHEAIRMTYGSAMLNGPFAIIVGTHEGMLFMNGDIESGNAMLGLTDRIKLRPLIAAEKDDLFFVSSEEAAIRAICPDLDRVWMPDAGKMVIAKVNK; encoded by the coding sequence ATGTGCGGGATTATCGGTTTTATTAGTAGGGAACAAAAACTCATCAGTGGAGAGAAGATAGCAACAGCACTTAACTGTTTAAGGGAGAGAGGAAATGGTAAAGGTGCTGGATACGTAGGATATGGAATTTATCCAAAGTATTCTGACAAATATGCAATACACGTTTTTCTCGATCCAAAGGATTGTGATGAAATAAGGGAGAAGGTAAAATACACACTTGAAAAATATGGATACGTTGTCAAAGATGAGGAAATTCCAGTTGAAGAAGGAGTTCTTGATAAGGAATTTGTTTCATGGAGATTCTTCTATGAGTTTGATGAAAGATACAAATTGTTTGAAGAAGACAAGATGGTCGAATTGGTAATGGAAATCAACGATAAAATTGACGGAGCGTTTGTTTTCTCAAGTGGTAAAAACCTTGGTGTCTTTAAAGCAGCGGCATGGCCACATGAGGTTGCAGAGTACTTTAAAATAGACAAATACAAAGGCTGGATGTGGATTTCCCATGCAAGATATCCAACAAACACAAGAGGTTGGTGGGGAGGAGCACATCCATTCAATCTATTAAATTGGAGTGTTGTACATAACGGAGAGATAACAAGTTATGGAACAAACAAGAGATATGTTGAATCATTTGGATACAAGTGTAAGTTATTAACCGACACTGAAGTTGTTACCTACTTACTCGATTTACTTGTTAGAAAGCATAAATTGCCAATAGAATATGCAGCAACAGCATTAGCACCAAGATTCTGGGATGAGATTGAGAGAATGCCAGAAGAAGAGAAAAAAGTACATGAAGCAATAAGAATGACCTATGGAAGTGCAATGCTCAACGGACCTTTTGCAATCATTGTTGGAACTCATGAGGGAATGCTCTTTATGAATGGAGATATTGAAAGTGGAAATGCAATGCTTGGTTTAACTGATAGAATCAAACTGAGACCATTAATTGCTGCTGAAAAAGATGACTTGTTCTTTGTTTCAAGTGAAGAAGCAGCAATCAGAGCAATTTGCCCTGATTTGGATAGGGTTTGGATGCCAGACGCTGGAAAGATGGTCATTGCAAAAGTAAACAAATAA